The DNA segment aatcgtgggatacgcgacgcgacgcgacgcgatgctgaaccgtgcagctgatccgaggatcgaatctactgcccttgctaactcgatctcaacaagaaaacagagaactgcaaccccgaatcgaggtctccatttctccaacgcaacccgccgggagcccgaaggacccgacttaggctgtctgacaaagagagagtacctgagacagggtcgacttccgctggaaggtatgcgtttccgcagaatacggaaactccacaccttccagcgaagtgccgttttccctcaatcaagcttaccaagagaaggtgattagatctttcggaccagccacacggccgatcacatgtttcaatcgatgaaacagcggtgatcgaagctaggaacgagggaacgagcgagagagaagctacttattgaataattgtttGGTACAGCGCGCAGATATGATATaacgaaatcttcgacgttaattttaaagttcgcgacgaagcttaaatctaatgtacttggaattaaatgtccctcggcgggtgactccctcggcggatgactccctcggcggatgactccctcggcggttgtggcgtcttccctcgatgtccttagaATTGATCTGTaatagatctgacctgaaacaaaaactaatacttgtattagtatcatattaaaggaaatttaataaaccctATCCAATCCATCTGTGATTCGACAAGTGGAGAAATAATTTGTTGAGCTGATGTATCGGACAAGCTAAGAAATTCTGTAACATTCCTACACAGAATACAGTTATTGTAGACCTACCTaaagaaatatacaaaatttacacgtgataaggaagtgaaaatattaataaattaaacaatgtcagtccaaatatattaaatacgctCAGTCAAAACGACAGAACAATTTCACAAATaaagtcaaaataaaaattcagattaattGATCAACGATGCTGGTGAACTTAGCTGaccagtaaaaatattctacgaaatGAGGAATATCTTACCAAGTCAGATTCAACTAATACCACAAGTAGTGAAACCGACAAAGCAATGTTGTAAACaaaatcgagataaaaattgaGATTAATTGACAAAGACAGATACGAGTTCAGGAAAGAATTGGAAACAGAAACAGTAAACCATCGAAAGAAATACCCCATAGAGAATCATTTTCTTTCAGAGTCTTATATGGTCAACGTAACGCAACAATTGCCGAAATAATAAAAGAACCAGTTAATAGAATATCTCATTGATTGATATCAAAACCGATAAATTCAACAAACCCAATTTTTCATCAAACGGTAGTCAAAAATGAACGAGCAagtttcaaatcagaaaaataagagAGAGAGGGGATATTTAAACAAGATTTACCACTGGTCAGCAACTGGTCACTATTGGTCAGCGTATTCTCACCACTGGTCAGctagtcagtagtggtcagcactggtcagtagtggtcagtcctggtcccccCTGGTCCCCCCTGGTCGCCCCTGGTCAGCTTAGGATGATCCCGGGATACCCACCGAGCCAGGAAGTCCGTCACCCTTGGACCCCCCCGCGAGAATGAGACACGTAAGTCTCCACATGAGCCTTTAATGTAGTGgcggaggagtggggagagcacagcgtGTGTCAGCCATCTCAACCCGTCTggtggacaaattatttcgcgaaaaattattatttacgcatactgatggaccctttcattattcatataccacatattgttaagaattgtttaaactattgcgttggaatgttaaacaatgctaagttctatttataattgtttaattcacaccatcgtcgagtaggtactctgtatggagttcacatgcagcgattggtattctcgtaaaaaattatttcaatatttgtCAAGATTTCGTATCGCATGAATCAATGATTAATAGCATTACCATCGCGAAATCGCATTTTACGGACAAAAAGACAGATTTTTCTTGCATCGTGAACATCACTCGGGGGTCAATCTTTCTAGTTCCTCGCGGTACGTGGACCTCCGCAAGGCCGAGAGATAGAGGGTATCTTTTGTACTGATAGAAGGTATCATCACTACGAATAGACGGTAACTTTTGCGGCATGAGATTATACACGGTGTATAGGATCAAAAATAAGGACTAGGATAGGATAAATGTCTTTTTCCTTTTACTCTCTAATTTGACTTAGAAACTAGTTTACGTGGAATAGTGCTGTCACGTTGGTAAGTAAGAGAATGATGATACCACCACATGGCAGAGAGTCATGGCGTTAACTAACGGTCGGTAAAGCGAACTATTTCTTCTACTTTGGACATATTTTTACAAATCTGGCGATGATGCCTTTCTCTTAgcaatttcttcttttttaatACGCTTCGAAATGATAGTACAATTAACAAAATTACAAGCATAAATGAACGCACATTATGGGTAAAATATTTTGTACTTTGCGCATGCAGTGTTGTTAGAAAATTCAAGCATTAAATTATCGTTTATTGATTATGCATATCCTGAAACATTTACAGTTCAGAATACCACCAAACCCTAAAACTCGGAGGCCAAAATAATGAATCGTCGACTCCCAAAGGCAAGTAGCTCCTCGTAGAAAATGCTTGTAAAACTGTTTACAAGGGTTAATCATTTCGAAACTTATGTCCAGTTCCGCCTCTCCGACGATCCGCGGTTTCCTCTGCAAGAAGATGGCTCGACTGGGAATGCAAAAACAAACGATTCAACGCCTTAGTAAACAACGAACCGGCCGTATAGTTCAGAATAGTAATCGAAGACCAGGAAATCGTGCTTGTCTGTCTGGACGACGTAGGTGGACGCCTCGAAATGAAATTTCGTCGGCGGCAGAGGTAGGATAAATTTGGAACAGCCATCTCGAACGAAACACGCCTTGTGTTTTACGTTTCCGCAGCAGTTTCGCGTCGAGGATCGTTTCTCGAGCGTCGCGGCGTAAAACTGGATGAACGACGGTGCACGTTTCCATCGAGTAAATAGTCTACGAACGATCGACGAAAGAATCGTAAATTCCCGTGGGATAATATGAAATTATTATCTTCCTTTTTCGTCGCCATTACGTCTCTCTATCGCGAACTATATATATCACGGAAATTAAAATACTCAAACACGTAACGGGCGAAGTATCATCGAAAATGTTGTTATTGAAACCAAACGCGTATTCCAACGTTGCAGAATATCAGGGTAAACGCGATATCGCGAGTCGTCACGCGTCGATATCAATTTTCGATTCGGATTGAAAATTCGGTTCGTGTGCACGTGCCCATTTTCTCGCGGCGAGGACCATCGACGGATTCGAGGTTTAGTGCCAGACGGCGGAAACTAGGATGCCACGTTCGCGACAGGAAACGTTGGACGCGATGATCGAGATCGAGGAACCCTCGAAGTGCATCAAGTTTCTTCGTTTCCTCTGGAAATTCTTCAGATGCGTTTTCTCCCACGTGTTCCTCGTCTCGCTGGTCGTGTTATACTGTTTGATCGGTGCATACGCTTTCGAGGCGCTCGAGGCCGGTCACGAGAAGGAGGTTTGAGCATTAAACATTTATGCACCTGTTGTTTGTTGCACTCGAACGTAAAACGATCGTAAGAGACGAATACCAACGACGCCATTTGCAGAACAATTAGAGTAGCTGGGCGTCCAACGGAATAGACGCAATCACACACAGTGGTCTTCTTTAAGATCAATGCTTTATTTTTAAGCAATTGGATActgtttaattgaaaatttttttattctattcagatttattttcttcgacaTCTCAAGAATTGATTATTTTGTACAATATTTACAATATGTACAAACGCAATATTTATGAAAATGATCGTTTGCTTCCCCAATGTGCAGATAAAGAAAAGTATTAAGGATATCAGGGGAAACGTGGCGGAGCAACTATGGAAGATCACCAAGGAAGTCGAAGTATTGATTCGCGAAAATTGGACAGACAAGGCACTGCGCGAATTGAAGGTACGTTTTGATACATGGAAatcaaaaataacaattttaatttctttattcgatCAGAATTATCGATTAGTTTCTTCCAGAACTTCGAGAGCAAGCTTGTGTGGACGATGGAGAAGGAGGGGTGGGACGGCAGGGAGGGTGAAGACGAAATTCAATGGACGTTCGCTGGTGCTCTGTTTTACTCCATCGTGGTCATCACGACAATTGGTAAGTTCTGTTTTTACCAACGTTATCAATGCAAACAAAAGAAACGTGGCTCGTGTACAAGTATCGAGGTTCCACTGTATACGATCTTCATCaatgtaattaattttatttatttgattcTTCAAACCTAGGGCTCATTAGTTAATTCGTCGAAGACATTTGGAAAGAGTAGtatctttttatttattcattaaaaAAGCAATGATCTCTGATATTTGTACAATTCTCTCGTAGTGAAAATACTTGGGTCGTCTTtggtattttctttaaaatatcaaacTAAATTTAACCCTTACGTAACGTCAGAAGTTGTCATAATTTGTCGGAGATTCCTGAAATGAcccaataaataaaaattaacgtaACTATGCTCGAACTAAGATGAGTTCGACTCGGTTTCCGTTTGATTCTTCCTCGAGGATCGACCGTAAACATCGTCGAAGTCGTCGTAGTCGTAATTCTGGTCGTAATCGTAACTCTGGTCGTAAGGTTTGCTGTGAGGTCTCCGATAAGGATTGCCGTTGGGTCTTTGATAGGGGTTGCTGTTAGGTTTTGGATAGAAGTTCACGTTCTCCCCTAGGAAATAGTAATTCCCAGCGTTGAAACTTACTTGGGGCCTTCGATTACCGTTGTAATTTGGTGACTGCGTCAAGGTCGCTGGTCCATACTTATTGGATGGACTCTGGAACACAATAACAACAATATATCTTTTAACACGTcagttaattttgtttaaaaactaAAACCAACCTGGTACGATGGAAGCCGCTCTACTCCGGGTGGCCTAAGAACCAACGCTGGGTACTTTTTGCTGCTGAAGCAGCAATAATTCTTACTCTTCGAGCAAGATCCCTatgaaaaaaattgttaaaacgatcagaaataaaaaaaattttattttaaatttatttttgcccCTGTAATGTTAGTACTCACAAACTGTAGTCCGAATGATGGACAATCGAAGCTGTATCTGCATCTACAAACGTCATATTCTTGATATCGAGGGTCGTTTTTGATCCATGGGGGTACATAACCAACATTCAAAGCGCCATCGTCGATACCTCCATTATAGGGTGGTCTGACAGATTGAAAATACATTTGAAATCCTTCATCTCAATTAATTCCATCGTCATGTCGTATTTCTCTCATAGTAAAACATCAATTCTATTCCAATCAAAAGAAAATACAACTTCCGTAACTAATTAATTTCGACGTCTCGCGTTTAATAACCAGCATTTTTCAGATTTCTGTGCTACGTTGGCACTGCTTAGGATATAATAGCAGAGAAATTATCGTGGAAATTCTGCAGAAAATTTTAAAGAAAGAAGGCTAATTAAATGGTACTGAAGTATTAAATGATTTATTGAAAATTTAGATACAATGAACAATAATAGAGCCATCGAAAGAATCGTCTTGGGTGACCCCTTTATTGAAGACCCCTTCCTCTCTTTGGCTGATGCCTTGGGCGCTCAGAGTTAGCGTTCAATGAAAGTAGTGACGAGTTTGAGTATTTCGCGTGAATTTTTGTTTGCACGTCTACTATTTAGATTCAGTGGATCTTAGCTTTCAAATTTATTATGTTGTGCATATTGGTAGCAATCTCTGAAACGTTCGTCCAttgttttgaataaaaataacatAACTTGCAGTGTTGTACGACAACCAGGAGATCCTAAAATGTTTCGAATACTTCGCTACGAGCGTCCTGTATAGCAAAAGCAAGGCAGGAAGTGGAAGTTCTCGTTTCTGGAATTTTTTCCCACCTGTCGTAGTCGGTTCCCTCGTCAACGGCAACGTTCGTAGAAAAGTCCGATATTTAAAATGATTTAACAGGAGTATTTCGTTAATAAGAATTTTATAAGGTCAGTGAACACGGAACGCGAAACGTCGAAACAAAATTATTGGATCGGAATAGAATGAGAAGATACGAATACCTTTTTACAATGGCCGTTGGTCCACCAGGACCGACAAGAACCTCTTTGTTGCCAGGATACGTTGCTGGCACAATGGGTCTACTGTAAGGACCGTAAGGTCCAGGATTTTGTGGTCTAAATCCTGTAAAAGGCCGACTGTTGTCCAAATCTTCCAGGTTCTCGTTTACCTGGTACCTATAACTTGACCACACAAGGAATCCACCTTTTGTCATACAAAACATACAGCACCAAACTTCAGTAATACTCAACGATATTTTCATTTACACTTGGCTTGCTAATTATTTGAGAACTTTTCATCGCAAAAGGAAATTGAACATTGTTAATTTCTATGAGTACACCTTAtggaaattgtaaataaatcaACGACTGTGCTAAGTCAGGAATGCAATACCCCCACTTGTATCAGGATTAGACCCTCTAGCGTGTAACCTACCCTATCAGCTTCAACTATGATACAAGATCAACTTGCTTGAGGTTACTGTTCGTGGACCTCCTGCTGGTCATGATTCACCGAAGCATTAGACTGATATCTGTCTTAGTATGGCGGGTTTCTGTTAATTGGAATATACTAGGACCAAGATATTTTGGCCTAATTGAGACCATTTGCTCATACACGATCAgcttaacaagtttgcgcattATAGTCATAAGGATTCAGGTTATAATTAATATCTAGCGGTTAATCGTTCTTGTTAACTATTCAAAATGGCCCAAAATATATGCTACACCTGGTAGAAATAAATTACAGAGTAAATTGTAAtcttcgtataaaaataaatgaaaaatttgagccgcaatttttttattcgaggctttgctttcgagaaaatcgattttgaatatttttggggCACGTGTACGTTTGACTGTCTGACCATTCCTCGATACCTCTACTTAAAGTCGATCTTCGTGTACATTAATGAAGCAGAAACAGAGTAATTTAAATAGAATCAGAGGACAATGATCCGACACATCAACCATACCATATTGATACTTACGAGTGCGCCAAATATTTTCAAACTCAATTTTCTCCAGAACGAAGCCTCGTATGAAAAAGTTTCATCCCACATTTTCCATTCACTTTTAAACGAAGATTCGAATTCATGCTTCAGATTATTTCTATCGGATGAAAATTTGAAACGGTGAATACCTTCCTATCTCGAGTCTGCTGTTCTGCGCGTTGCCCTTCCAAACCCATTCGTCGTTTTCGGAGCCCAACGTGACGACGGTGATGCAACAGACGAGGATCAACGACCTCatcctggacaaaatttggatcGAACAATAACCGATAAAATCAACGTGCAGccaatttattcgaataattaaattttcatctaaaattgaaaatcagttttattttgttaaaatttgtatCCGCCCGTCGtgagttttaatttaatttttactcgACGAGTGAATGAAAATCGTTGTTTATTTTTCGTTCCGTTTTTATTCAAATGGGATTTTTGCCCATGTTTGGGCGTCGATCGTGGACGTTCGCGAGGGTGGCTGAGATTCCGTGAGAGTGACCGAGATTCCGTGGAAGCCTGTCGGTCAGCAGGCGCCGAATATCACTGGAACACGACTAAACGCGAGGGAAAGTGAATCGCGTCTTTATATATGCACCGTTGGAAGGTGAACGCACCGCCGGGCGAGGCTCGAGGTCCCTTCGATAGCGATCTCGGATCAACAGTTTTCGTCAGGGGTGATTCACCCTTGAAACGGCTCGCTCTGCGGCCAGTTTCGGTCACTGGAGTAGAGAAAGTCGGAGGAACACTTGCCAATACTGCAGAATACTTGCCAAAACCGTAATAACCTAATAGCGGAGCATCAACGGATTTAATCTCCCTTTTCAAGATCATTAACCCTTGGCACCAGGAGCCATTTTAACACCCTAGATTCATTCTATTTATCATTCGTATTGCCCTCTATTATTCTGTGCAAACGACAGACGAGGAAGTCAACAGTTTATTTTATCGATAGCATATTTTGgggtatttttattattttattttttaatctacAATTTAATAGACTTTCTAAATTGTGTAGCCCCCCTCTCGTATTCCTCAGTGCAGAGGGTGTCTAAAAATTTTGGAAACCACTGTCTTAGGGCAACAGAAGACGCAGGCATTCGTAGAGATACGTGGGTGGCGATTATGCGAGAAACAGCTCTTTCTCGGACTTGTCCTTCGGTCTGGGAAAATCCGTAGTTCGGAGAAGGGGAGATCAACCTATCACAGGTGATACTTTGGCCTCTTTCTTTACATAAAATCAAGCGAAATGCCGTCACACGAAGGACGCCCAGATCAGTACTCAACAATGGCAATTTCTTTCGTTGTATCTGTGATTTCTTGTAGCACAAGAAACATAAACATAGAGTTTATTTACGTACATATCAGATGACAGCGTAGAAAAcaatttgcaatatttttacaatatttaattttgagaaAAAGTTTGTCGATCCAACTCGGATGATAAACGAGTCAGCTAGCAACACGACGAACGTTAAAATCGAAGAATCCGAATTACTATGGGGTTGGAGGGGTGGGGACTGATGACATCCTCTCTCGCGGAAGAAAAGTGAATTTCCACGATGGCCAGAGTAGCAGCGCCAGTGAGAATGACCTTGATCATTGAATTTTCTTTCAAAGGGAACGTTTGATCGTACCTTCTTCCCGAAATAAAATTATACGAGGACGATCCAAGTGGCCATTTCCTTCGCTCAAAGATTTCGTCTCGAAACCGACCCCTGATACGATTTCCTTTGTCTTTCGCGATAGCACACGACACAAGGGAACCGTGTTGCCATCTATAATCGATTTATCGAGCGGATAGGAACCCACCATCGTGCACGGAATTCTTTCTCAATTCTGTGTTCTCGAttcatacataataaatatagatATAGTAAATCTTCAATATAAACTGAacttatatttttcattatacGTTCATAATAATATTACTAACACATTGGTGAGGTCATCCCAatgaaaatgagtacaaacacgactaTATTtggacaaaatttaattttacaaatttggaaaatttttgacAATGATTCGAGTAACATAGAATCAAAAATCATGCGAATagggtcgtgtttgtactcattttcatcgggaaaACCTTCCGAATCCATCTATGAAACTCTCACAAAGTTATTACGAAGAATATAACAAGGTTTTATTTCTTCAGTTTTCGAGGGACACGTAACTCGAAGTCTCGTTCCCTTTCCGCCGCAACAATGCAATTAAAAAATGTAAGGGGCAAAGAGGGGACGTCTTTTGTCGATTTCGATGAAATTCAAGCCGGTTTGCTTGACTCGGTCGTACCAGAGTACGCTGAAAAAGGGGTTCGAATTGTATAGCCTTTCAAGAAACTCTTTGAACCAAATACGCGCCCGACGAAATCGAAGAGTTGCAGATTCTATCGTCGCGGATACGTATCGCGAGCTGGTTTGAAATTTGCTCGAGCAGCCTTATCGCGGACACAAGGAGAATCGTTGAAACGGAGATCCCCGACGCGTGACCGAGTTGCGTTCCGAAATCAAGCTGCCCGCTCGGACATCCGCTTCCCTTTTGTGTTCGATCGATCCTTGTCCTCGTTCGCCGGATGCAGTTCGTCTCGTCCCTTTTTCAGCGATCCCTTTTTCGAATCGTTAAGGAGTCTGTTCGCAAAGCAACACTGGACTCCCTTCTTTTCACGCGTGAACAATATTACACCGGAAGGAACGTGGAGACGCTCGAAAAATTGGCATTGTTATACAATATTGAACTCGATTCTCTATAAAGGGTGACTCGAATATACGCGATCGTATTTCAGGGGGTTGAATCGAAACTCGAGTTTGAACTGTCAAGAAAACGACGACTTTGGATGGAGCCCGATATATCTCGGGTTGAATTGCTTCGAATGGTCCCAAAGCTGCGTGCCACGCAACTAGAAATCGAGGGTCGAAACGTAGGAGTATGCTAATCGTAAGAGAACTGTTCGAAGATGGAATCTCGACGACCTTGACCCACACTCGAGGATGAATCTTCGAGATGGCGGATGTTGATTCAAGGTCGTTGCGAAAACGCTGCAATCTGAACCGATCTCCCGAATGTTAACCTTCGATTTTGTTTGCATAGTAATTTGGACACTAACCTTGGTCTTCATACATTCATCTTACATTAGTATGACTTGCTCCTAAAAGATGCTTAAGAAACATATAGAAAGGGAAATTAATTCAGTAAACACAGAGTGATTAAGTATCGGTTTTTAAACAagctattttaatttttcactgtATAAATCGATTCAGATTTTTTGTCGTTAAAAGAGTCCAAGTAAAATTTCAGTCCCAGATCCGAAACTCGAGTCTCCGGGAAATTAATTGCTCGTTACGCAAGCGGGAAATTAGGTAAAGGCTAATCGAGCGTTTCGCGTCACCAGGGTACGGTCACATCGCCCCGAAGACCAAGAACGGGAAAGTTGTGACCATATTCTACGCCATCCTGGGGATTCCCCTGATGTTGCTCT comes from the Colletes latitarsis isolate SP2378_abdomen chromosome 7, iyColLati1, whole genome shotgun sequence genome and includes:
- the LOC143343428 gene encoding uncharacterized protein LOC143343428; the protein is MRSLILVCCITVVTLGSENDEWVWKGNAQNSRLEIGSYRYQVNENLEDLDNSRPFTGFRPQNPGPYGPYSRPIVPATYPGNKEVLVGPGGPTAIVKRPPYNGGIDDGALNVGYVPPWIKNDPRYQEYDVCRCRYSFDCPSFGLQFGSCSKSKNYCCFSSKKYPALVLRPPGVERLPSYQSPSNKYGPATLTQSPNYNGNRRPQVSFNAGNYYFLGENVNFYPKPNSNPYQRPNGNPYRRPHSKPYDQSYDYDQNYDYDDFDDVYGRSSRKNQTETESNSS